The following proteins come from a genomic window of Aerosakkonema funiforme FACHB-1375:
- the pflA gene encoding pyruvate formate-lyase-activating protein, which translates to MSTPISISESSQNQNVVGQIHSVESCGTVDGPGIRFVIFTKGCPLRCLYCHNPDCRPMTDGKQVTVDELIAEIEKYKSYMRFSGGGVTVSGGEPLMQPHFVAEIFKRCKKLGIHTALDTSGYADLEHAAKPVLEYADLVLLDIKSFEPETYFKVTSVPIEPTLKLAKYLSEINKPTWIRFVLVPNLTDDPANIEGLASFISTLGNIEKVEVLPFHKMGEYKWEQLGYDYQLKDTQPPTAELVQRTVDIFKKYGLAVVS; encoded by the coding sequence ATGTCAACGCCAATCTCTATTTCCGAATCTTCTCAAAATCAGAATGTCGTCGGACAAATTCATTCTGTAGAAAGTTGCGGAACAGTTGATGGCCCAGGTATCCGCTTCGTTATTTTTACAAAAGGTTGTCCTCTGCGTTGTTTGTATTGCCACAATCCCGATTGTCGTCCCATGACTGATGGCAAACAAGTCACCGTCGATGAATTAATTGCAGAGATTGAAAAGTACAAATCTTATATGCGCTTTTCTGGCGGTGGCGTTACTGTCAGCGGTGGCGAACCTTTGATGCAGCCTCATTTTGTCGCGGAAATCTTCAAACGCTGCAAAAAGCTGGGTATTCACACAGCATTAGATACTTCCGGTTATGCGGATTTAGAACACGCCGCCAAACCAGTGCTTGAGTACGCTGACTTGGTGTTATTGGATATCAAATCCTTTGAACCGGAAACTTACTTTAAGGTTACCAGCGTTCCCATCGAACCTACTCTAAAATTAGCCAAATATCTGAGTGAAATTAACAAACCAACTTGGATTCGGTTTGTTTTGGTACCGAATCTCACGGATGACCCTGCTAACATTGAAGGACTTGCTAGTTTTATCTCCACGTTGGGAAATATAGAAAAGGTGGAGGTACTGCCTTTTCACAAGATGGGCGAGTACAAATGGGAACAGTTGGGTTATGATTACCAACTCAAAGATACCCAACCGCCAACAGCAGAGTTAGTGCAACGAACGGTAGATATCTTTAAAAAATACGGTCTGGCAGTCGTATCGTGA